One window from the genome of Cucumis melo cultivar AY chromosome 12, USDA_Cmelo_AY_1.0, whole genome shotgun sequence encodes:
- the LOC103499532 gene encoding LEAF RUST 10 DISEASE-RESISTANCE LOCUS RECEPTOR-LIKE PROTEIN KINASE-like 1.2 isoform X2 produces the protein MDFMKIPFLLIIFFIIFNCQTLSLDQKFEACAPKSCGNGPNISYPFWIAHSHSPFCGFPSFRIACKDENPIIRISNDDYIIRDISYKNHSFLLTNAAVYDANCLTPLHNFSLHRTPFSYSPDHIGFFFFYNCTSLPPNYSYPIDCFSTSKLHSFGAFHEGYLEFMNFSSNSCQSSVEVPLDFNNEDDDFTGLLRKNYTDLLKMGFSLNWRAQICSNCEISGGRCGVEKNQFVCFCPDGPHIKTCKEEEKKGWMKPVIGVCSGIGGVLLMGVASFIWFCLHKKKLARSYTPSSFLLRNNSSEPSTKELEKGENDMGLPLFSYEELEKATDKFNPAKELGDGGFGTVYYGKLSDGREVAVKRLFENNYRRVEHFMNEVEILTRLRHPHLVTLYGCTSRLCRELLLVYEFIPNGTVADHLHGNRAKPGELPWHTRLKIAIDTASALAFLHASETIHRDVKTTNILLDNNYNVKVADFGLSRLFPTQATHISTAPQGTPGYVDPEYHECYQLTNKSDVFSFGVVLVELISSKPAVDITRHRHEINLWTMAINKIRNDELHDFVDTSLGFETDETVRDMICAVAELAFRCLQSVKDTRPSMLEALEILKDIESRSSGKGKEEDIGISHEDDVLLKDGLVPESPDSVVVPWMSKSSTPNGSS, from the exons atggatttcatgaaaatcccttttcttctaatcatcttcttcatcatctttaATTGTCAAACTCTGTCCTTAGACCAAAAGTTTGAAGCTTGTGCTCCGAAGTCCTGTGGGAATGGTCCAAATATAAGCTACCCTTTCTGGATAGCTCATTCGCACAGCCCCTTCTGTGGATTCCCAAGCTTCCGTATTGCATGCAAAGATGAAAACCCAATTATCAGAATTTCAAATGACGATTATATTATCAGAGATATTTCCTACAAAAaccattcttttcttttgacaAATGCTGCGGTTTATGATGCGAACTGCCTAACTCCTCTACATAATTTCAGCCTCCACCGAACTCCATTCAGTTATAGTCCAGATCATAttggtttcttcttcttttacaATTGTACTTCTCTTCCTCCCAATTATAGCTACCCAATTGACTGTTTTAGCACAAGCAAACTccattcatttggtgctttccATGAAGGATATTTGGAGTTTATGAACTTCTCTTCCAATTCTTGTCAATCCTCTGTCGAGGTGCCTTTGGACTTTAACAATGAGGATGATGATTTTACTGGGTTGTTGAGGAAGAATTATACTGATCTCTTGAAGATGGGATTTAGTTTAAATTGGAGAGCCCAAATTTGTAGCAACTGTGAAATAAGTGGTGGCCGATGTGGGGTCGAAAAGAACCAGTTTGTTTGCTTTTGTCCTGATGGACCTCATATCAAAACCTGCAAAGAGG aagaaaagaaaggatggATGAAACCCGTCATAG GTGTTTGCTCTGGTATTGGAGGTGTACTGTTAATGGGTGTAGCCTCTTTCATCTGGTTTTGTTTGCACAAAAAGAAGCTTGCTCGTTCTTATACTCCCTCCTCATTTCTCCTGCGAAACAATTCCAGTGAACCTTCAACGAAGGAACTTGAGAAAGGAGAAAATGATATGGGGCTACCTTTGTTCTCTTATGAAGAGCTTGAAAAAGCCACAGACAAATTTAATCCAGCCAAAGAACTTGGAGATGGTGGCTTTGGCACTGTCTACTATG GCAAACTCTCAGATGGGCGTGAGGTTGCAGTGAAACGATTGTTTGAAAATAACTACCGACGAGTTGAGCATTTCATGAATGAAGTTGAGATCCTTACTCGTTTGCGCCACCCACATCTAGTCACCCTTTATGGATGCACCTCTCGACTTTGCCGTGAACTCTTGCTGGTTTATGAATTCATTCCAAATGGTACTGTTGCCGATCATCTTCATGGCAACCGAGCAAAACCTGGTGAGCTTCCATGGCATACAAGGTTGAAGATTGCCATAGACACAGCAAGTGCTCTGGCCTTTCTTCATGCTTCTGAGACTATCCACCGAGATGTTAAAACCACCAACATTCTTCTTGACAACAACTACAATGTTAAAGTCGCTGATTTCGGACTATCTCGCCTTTTTCCTACACAAGCCACCCATATTTCAACTGCTCCACAAGGAACTCCTGGCTACGTTGACCCGGAGTATCACGAATGTTATCAACTTACAAATAAAAGCGATGTCTTCAGCTTTGGAGTAGTATTGGTTGAGCTGATATCTTCGAAGCCTGCAGTTGATATCACTAGGCACAGACATGAGATTAACTTGTGGACAATGGCAATCAACAAGATTCGAAACGACGAATTACACGACTTTGTAGACACATCTCTTGGATTTGAAACAGATGAAACAGTGAGAGATATGATATGTGCAGTTGCAGAGTTGGCATTTCGATGCTTACAAAGTGTGAAGGACACAAGACCGTCGATGTTGGAAGCTCTGGAAATTCTAAAGGACATAGAGAGTCGAAGTAGTGgcaaaggaaaagaagaagacatAGGCATTTCACACGAAGACGATGTGCTGCTGAAGGATGGCTTAGTTCCAGAGTCTCCAGATTCTGTTGTCGTGCCTTGGATGAGCAAATCATCAACACCAAATGGCAGTAGCTAA
- the LOC103499532 gene encoding LEAF RUST 10 DISEASE-RESISTANCE LOCUS RECEPTOR-LIKE PROTEIN KINASE-like 1.2 isoform X1, giving the protein MKSSVLFFFFFFFAILSFHLRLCFADDAHEEFKACGVYYNCGELVNISYPFWGNERQSFCGRREFSLTCEDNKTTTIQIHSRKYIVVNISQSDHRMTIARSELFDDYCPNNEIGVATLDFSLFKYSSNDLNLSVWYDCPMLPGIPPNLEFECGSEGERNGRANYALAENEVMNWSSYNGGCRIKIEVTITSKVWREGKTNRTIVVERGMKEGFEVEYGDFYTIACEGCKEFGGACGRNATKEFLCICKSGDIHPYVCKPPPATSPEEKKGWMKPVIGVCSGIGGVLLMGVASFIWFCLHKKKLARSYTPSSFLLRNNSSEPSTKELEKGENDMGLPLFSYEELEKATDKFNPAKELGDGGFGTVYYGKLSDGREVAVKRLFENNYRRVEHFMNEVEILTRLRHPHLVTLYGCTSRLCRELLLVYEFIPNGTVADHLHGNRAKPGELPWHTRLKIAIDTASALAFLHASETIHRDVKTTNILLDNNYNVKVADFGLSRLFPTQATHISTAPQGTPGYVDPEYHECYQLTNKSDVFSFGVVLVELISSKPAVDITRHRHEINLWTMAINKIRNDELHDFVDTSLGFETDETVRDMICAVAELAFRCLQSVKDTRPSMLEALEILKDIESRSSGKGKEEDIGISHEDDVLLKDGLVPESPDSVVVPWMSKSSTPNGSS; this is encoded by the exons ATGAAATCCTCcgtcctcttcttcttcttcttttttttcgcgATACTTTCGTTTCATCTTCGTCTCTGTTTTGCCGATGATGCACACGAAGAATTCAAAGCTTGCGGTGTGTATTACAACTGCGGTGAATTGGTTAACATCTCCTATCCATTTTGGGGAAATGAGCGCCAATCCTTTTGCGGTCGAAGAGAATTCAGCCTCACTTGCGAAGACAATAAAACCACTACGATTCAAATCCATTCTCGGAAATATATTGTTGTGAACATCAGTCAATCGGATCATAGAATGACGATCGCGAGATCAGAGCTGTTCGATGATTACTGCCCTAACAATGAAATTGGAGTGGCGACGTTGGATTTTAGTCTGTTCAAGTATTCTTCGAACGATCTGAATCTGTCCGTGTGGTACGATTGTCCGATGCTGCCGGGAATCCCGCCGAATCTGGAATTTGAGTGTGGATCGGAAGGGGAAAGAAATGGGAGAGCGAATTATGCTTTGGCGGAGAATGAAGTGATGAATTGGAGTTCATATAACGGAGGTTGTAGAATTAAAATCGAAGTGACGATTACGTCGAAGGTATGGAGGGAAGGGAAAACGAACAGAACGATAGTGGTGGAAAGGGGAATGAAAGAAGGTTTTGAAGTTGAATATGGGGATTTTTACACCATAGCTTGCGAGGGATGTAAGGAATTCGGGGGGGCGTGTGGCAGAAACGCAACAAAAGAATTTCTATGCATTTGTAAAAGTGGAGATATACATCCTTATGTTTGCAAACCTCCGCCGGCTACTTCTCCGG aagaaaagaaaggatggATGAAACCCGTCATAG GTGTTTGCTCTGGTATTGGAGGTGTACTGTTAATGGGTGTAGCCTCTTTCATCTGGTTTTGTTTGCACAAAAAGAAGCTTGCTCGTTCTTATACTCCCTCCTCATTTCTCCTGCGAAACAATTCCAGTGAACCTTCAACGAAGGAACTTGAGAAAGGAGAAAATGATATGGGGCTACCTTTGTTCTCTTATGAAGAGCTTGAAAAAGCCACAGACAAATTTAATCCAGCCAAAGAACTTGGAGATGGTGGCTTTGGCACTGTCTACTATG GCAAACTCTCAGATGGGCGTGAGGTTGCAGTGAAACGATTGTTTGAAAATAACTACCGACGAGTTGAGCATTTCATGAATGAAGTTGAGATCCTTACTCGTTTGCGCCACCCACATCTAGTCACCCTTTATGGATGCACCTCTCGACTTTGCCGTGAACTCTTGCTGGTTTATGAATTCATTCCAAATGGTACTGTTGCCGATCATCTTCATGGCAACCGAGCAAAACCTGGTGAGCTTCCATGGCATACAAGGTTGAAGATTGCCATAGACACAGCAAGTGCTCTGGCCTTTCTTCATGCTTCTGAGACTATCCACCGAGATGTTAAAACCACCAACATTCTTCTTGACAACAACTACAATGTTAAAGTCGCTGATTTCGGACTATCTCGCCTTTTTCCTACACAAGCCACCCATATTTCAACTGCTCCACAAGGAACTCCTGGCTACGTTGACCCGGAGTATCACGAATGTTATCAACTTACAAATAAAAGCGATGTCTTCAGCTTTGGAGTAGTATTGGTTGAGCTGATATCTTCGAAGCCTGCAGTTGATATCACTAGGCACAGACATGAGATTAACTTGTGGACAATGGCAATCAACAAGATTCGAAACGACGAATTACACGACTTTGTAGACACATCTCTTGGATTTGAAACAGATGAAACAGTGAGAGATATGATATGTGCAGTTGCAGAGTTGGCATTTCGATGCTTACAAAGTGTGAAGGACACAAGACCGTCGATGTTGGAAGCTCTGGAAATTCTAAAGGACATAGAGAGTCGAAGTAGTGgcaaaggaaaagaagaagacatAGGCATTTCACACGAAGACGATGTGCTGCTGAAGGATGGCTTAGTTCCAGAGTCTCCAGATTCTGTTGTCGTGCCTTGGATGAGCAAATCATCAACACCAAATGGCAGTAGCTAA